The genomic region ACTGGCGGTGCTGCACCTGATCGCCCAGGGTTGCTCGAACCAGGAAATCAGCAATCAGCTGTTTATCTCCCTGCACACCGTGAAAACCCACGCCAGCCATATCAACAGCAAGTTGGGAGTGGAGCGGCGTACGCAGGCGGTAGCGCGGGCACAAGAGATGGGGTTGTTGGGGTAGGCATCTCGATCAATGGGACCGGAAGCCCCAAACGATTTCCACCACGCGCTCTGCTACCAGCACATAAACCAGGATCAGCAGCAGCTGAAGCACCAAGTGATAACGAAGCTTGGCCAGCCTGCGGATTCCGTCGCTGACATTCAGCACCGTCAGCAAGGTTGAAACTACGATCAAGCCCCACCCGGCCACGCTTGACGCCAGGACACCGAGGAATAGTTCACGCTTCTCGGACAGCACGTTGGTACCTGCGGCAAACAGCAGCGCACACACCAGCAGGTTCTTCACATTGTCGAAGACCTGGGTGCTGAAATCATTTTCCAGCAGTTGCAAATACCACTTCCAGAATGTGCGCATGGCTCAATCCTTGGCTCAATGTTTACTGCGCGGCAGGGCATTCACTCGGTGACTTGTCGGCGGCCTGGCTGAGCAATGCGGCAAACCGTTTGACGTTGTTTTGCTGAGCGATCACCAAGTCATCAATGGTTGGGCCGGATGGCGACTGCACCACCGTGCGACACGTAAGCGGCGTGCGTTCGTCTGTGCCCGTCTGGCGAAGTCGCCATTTGACGTCGAGCAGCGCGTACCGCCCCGGAATCGAGTCAAAGCGCTGTACTTCAATGCGCACCGCCAGGTTTTTCCGGTTGCTGGCGAGTTGATCCACCAGCGCGCTGCGCAGCTCATCCACCAGGCTGGCGGCCCACCATTGCGTCTCAAGAATCGCGACGCCGCTGTCGCCCTGGCGGATGACAATCTGCGGCCGGTCGACCTGGGGCGGGACCGTGATGCTTTCAATGCGGATCTCACCACCGGCGGCCAGTGACGCAGTGCTGCGATGGACCGGCGTCAGGGTGTGAAATTGAATCGGCTCACTGCGGCACGCCGCCAGCAGCAGCAACCCGGCGAGCAATGTGATCTTCAGTGGGAAAGCCATGGTGGTTGCTCCAGTGGTCATTTGCGCGGTGGCCCTTGCAGGTCCGATGGCGCAGCGTTGTCGGGGCGACCGCGAATCAGTGATTCGGGATGGCGTGCCAGGTAGTCTGAGAGCTCTCGCAGGGAGCGCGACATGCGGCTTAGTTCGTCCAGGGTCTGGGTCAACTGTTCCCGCTGTGGCGAATCTTCGGCCAGGGTCGAACTGGCTGACTGCAAGGTTTTACTCACGTCGGCCAGGGTGTTCTGCACGCCCGGCAATGTCTTGGCGTTGAACTGGCCGAGACCTTTGCGCAGTTCCACCAGGCTGCCGTCCAGGTTGCCGGCAATCCGCTCGATCGGCAGCTGGTTGATCTTGTTGACGATGCCTTCGAGTTTTTCCTGCAGTTGTTCCAGATTGCCGGGGATGGTCGGGATGCTGACGGGGCGCAGGTTCGGGTCGAACACGACTTTGTCGGCCTTGGGGAAGAAGTCCAGGGCGATGTACAGCTGGCCGGTGAGCAGGTTGCCGCTGCGAGCCTGGGCCCGTAGGCCGTGTTCAATGAAGCTGCCTATCAGGCGTACACCGCCGGCCTCATCGTTAGGGTCATGCTTCAGGACCGTGAGCATTTTGGTGTTGGCTTCGCCGAGGCGTTGCGGGTAAATCACGATGCCGACGTTCACCGGGAAGCTACGTTTTTTCTCGTCGAAATCCAGGTTGATCGATACCACTTTGCCAAACTCGATACCCAGGAATTCCACCGGCGCACCGACGGTGAGCCCGCGCAAGGCTTGATCGAAACGCAAGATCAGGTATTGCCCCTTGCCATTGGGCGGTGCCAGCGCGGTTTGCTGGTCGGCGAACAGTTCATAGGAATGCTCCTCACTGGCCGGCTTGTCGTCGGGGCTGTAGGGCGGAGCCAGGAAAGCGATGCCGCCCACCAGCATGGACGACAAGGATTCGGTCTTCAGCGCAAACCCGTTGGCGCCGACACTCACATCAATCCCGCTGGCGTTCCAGAATCGGGTGTTCTCGGTGACGTAGGCATCATTCGGTGCATGCACGAACACGTCGATGTTCACGCCTTTTCCATCGGCGTCCAAGGCATAGGCGACCACTTGGCCGACGGGGATTTTGCGGTAATAGACGGGGGAACCGATGTCCAGCGAACCCAAATCCTGGGTGTGCAAGGTGAAGCGTTTACCAGGCTCGCCATAGGTGATGGGCGGCGGGTTTTCCAGGCCGGTGAACCGGTTGGCGCGGGTATCGGACTGGCCGATATCGGCGCCGATGTAATCCCCGGAGAGCAGCGTGTCGATGCCGGAAACGCCGCCCGCGCCAATACGCGGGCGCACCACCCAGAATTGCGAGTCTTCCCGGGTGAAGCTTTCAGCCTGCTTGGACAGTTTGATCGTGGCGTTGACGCTTTTCTGGTCGTCGCTCAACTCCACGTCAGTCACCTGACCGATCACCACGTTGCGGTATTTGACGTCGGTCTTGTTGGCGGTCAGGCCGCTGCCGGTCTTGAAGGTAATGGTAATGCTCGGCCCTTGCTGAAGGATGCTGTGCACCACCAGCGAAATGCCCACCAGCACCGCGACAATCGGCACGATCCACACCAGCGAGACGCTGAAGCGCCGCGTCTTGATCGCCGGCGAGCCTGGCGGCAGCGGTTTGTCAGGGGGTTGCGACGCCATCCGGCATCTCCTCGTTGTGTGGGTTTTCCCAGATCAGGCGGGGGTCGAAACTCATGGCCGAGAGCATCGTGAACACCACCACCAGGCCAAAGAACAGAATGCCCAGGCGCGGCTCGATGGTGCCCAGGGCCTGGAACCGCACCAAGGCGGCTACCAGCGCCACCACGATCACATCCAGCATCGACCAGTAGCCGATCACTTCGACGAAGCGAAACAGCTTCGAGCGCTCCTTGCGTGCCCACTGGTTATTGCGTTGCACGGTAACCAGCAGCAACGTCAGCGCGACGAACTTGATGCCCGGCACCGCGATGCTGGCGATGAAAATGATCAGGGCAATGTCCCAGGCGCCGTGCTGCCAGAACTCCAGCACGCCGCTCATGATGGTACTGTCGGCGCCGGAGCCGAGCATCGAGGTATTCATCACCGGCAGTAGATTGGCGGGCACATAAAACGCCAGCGCCGTCAGCATGTAGGCCCAGGTACGGGTCAACGAGTGGACCTTGCGCCGGTGCAGGGGCGCGCTGCAACGCTCGCATTCGTCGGGGTTGCCGCTGACGTCGCAGGCCTGGCCGCAGCTGTGGCACAGGCACAGGTTCAGCTCGCTGGCGGTTGGTGGACGGCTCATAAAATGTCCCACAGATCGCGAATATCACGCCCGGCAATGCGGATCAGCAACAGGCTGAGGGCGGCCAGGGCAAACAGGCCGGTGCCGGGCAATACATCCAGCATGCCGGCGAG from Pseudomonas yamanorum harbors:
- a CDS encoding PqiC family protein translates to MAFPLKITLLAGLLLLAACRSEPIQFHTLTPVHRSTASLAAGGEIRIESITVPPQVDRPQIVIRQGDSGVAILETQWWAASLVDELRSALVDQLASNRKNLAVRIEVQRFDSIPGRYALLDVKWRLRQTGTDERTPLTCRTVVQSPSGPTIDDLVIAQQNNVKRFAALLSQAADKSPSECPAAQ
- a CDS encoding PqiB family protein, encoding MASQPPDKPLPPGSPAIKTRRFSVSLVWIVPIVAVLVGISLVVHSILQQGPSITITFKTGSGLTANKTDVKYRNVVIGQVTDVELSDDQKSVNATIKLSKQAESFTREDSQFWVVRPRIGAGGVSGIDTLLSGDYIGADIGQSDTRANRFTGLENPPPITYGEPGKRFTLHTQDLGSLDIGSPVYYRKIPVGQVVAYALDADGKGVNIDVFVHAPNDAYVTENTRFWNASGIDVSVGANGFALKTESLSSMLVGGIAFLAPPYSPDDKPASEEHSYELFADQQTALAPPNGKGQYLILRFDQALRGLTVGAPVEFLGIEFGKVVSINLDFDEKKRSFPVNVGIVIYPQRLGEANTKMLTVLKHDPNDEAGGVRLIGSFIEHGLRAQARSGNLLTGQLYIALDFFPKADKVVFDPNLRPVSIPTIPGNLEQLQEKLEGIVNKINQLPIERIAGNLDGSLVELRKGLGQFNAKTLPGVQNTLADVSKTLQSASSTLAEDSPQREQLTQTLDELSRMSRSLRELSDYLARHPESLIRGRPDNAAPSDLQGPPRK
- a CDS encoding paraquat-inducible protein A; its protein translation is MSRPPTASELNLCLCHSCGQACDVSGNPDECERCSAPLHRRKVHSLTRTWAYMLTALAFYVPANLLPVMNTSMLGSGADSTIMSGVLEFWQHGAWDIALIIFIASIAVPGIKFVALTLLLVTVQRNNQWARKERSKLFRFVEVIGYWSMLDVIVVALVAALVRFQALGTIEPRLGILFFGLVVVFTMLSAMSFDPRLIWENPHNEEMPDGVATP